The genomic window CACCCTCCGCTCACAAAATGGGAGAAAAGGGCTTCATTTGCGGAGTTTCTCCAGGTACAAGTCTATTAATAACTTGGACACAATGATACGACGCCTCAAAGTGAAAAGGCAAATAGTGTGCCGTCCCGCCAGGGCTAAAACAATGAATTCTAATGCATCTGCGAGGGACTCAGATAAGCGTGCGTTATTCATCTTGTGTCACATATCAGCTAATTACATACTTGCTATTCCAGTTCTTTCCATCTTTACAGCCCAGCTGTCTGAGGACACTGCACCTATGGCAAGGAGATAAAAAGGTAAGCATTCTGGGATGGTAAACAGAAATGGCAGCAGAAATTCATCACGGGAGGTTTTCTCCCCGcctcccccttcttcttctACAGAGATACTTGCCTGTTGATAAAATCTATGGCTTGTGCTTTGAGCTGCTCGGCACTGTGCAAGTCTGCGAGGATGAGGTTGTCGGCCACATTCTCCACCGAGAGGCTGTTGCACAGGGCCTCTTCACACATGACTTTTAGACGCTCCAGAGCGTACTGGAAATGCACGGAGAGAGCAAACGCTTAGCTACCCGCTAAGCTATTGTCTAATAACGCCAAACCATAGCACACAGGTGAAATAACATCCTATCCAGTGATTCCAGCAGACTGTGACTAAAATAATGGTGAGGAAGGAAAAGCTCAGTGCTAAACCGGAAGTACACAATCTACACAAAAGTATTGAGACATTTAGCCTTAGACAACATTCATATTGCTCACCACTATTCGGAAAGAGATTATTAATACAGGAgcaagacaaaaagaaagagaataAAAATAACACTGACGTATGACAGTTTCCAATATGCAGGTTTGCAAGAGTAAATTATTTTTCTGCTTACTTTGTCTGCAGCTGCCAGCAGGTTGTCTGCCATCTTTTCCAGGTTTGGGGCCTTCCCTGTGTAGATGAAGCCCATCATTTCCTTGAAGACGTCAGGGTCCACGTCGCTTATATCGACACGGTTCTAGGAGGAGGGGTAAACAttagacaaaataaaaataacattctAAATAAAGTTAGTAGTGAGTCACTTTGTACCTTTTTACTCTCTTCCATTTCATGCTCAAACATCGCGTTGAAGACAGGCGACCTTGCTATGAGAAATAGATCCAAGAGTGATAAATATAAACGCAGTCAACAAAAACCTTCTTCAGCGGTGTACAGGACTTGTCAACGTGTTGAATCACAATTTGTGCTGCGTGGTCCACTTTTACCCCAGCAGCTGCTGGCACCATGTCGAATGGACACAGTGCTGGAATAGTCAGCAAGGCTTTCAGTCTCGCTCGGGTCAAGCAGGGTAGTTGGGTGGATTAGCAGCTTTTGGCTGCTTCAGACCAGCCAGGAGTTTCCGACCCCCCCCGGTAGCCTTTCAAGGTGCCTATGGCTCTGTGAGGGAGGCCACAGGTCTCACAAAGGCCATTTTCAGCACTTCTCTGTCATGGGCGCTTGTTAAATGCCCTCAGAGCAACATTTACAAGGCAGGATAAATCACGCCTCCCTAATGGATTTGCAGGCAGGAAGAATCTTCATGTCAAGGTATTGCAATTACATTAGAACCCCGCCACATTCCTAATGGCAACTTCATAACAAGCAAGTTATAAAACGGTTTGAGACAAAGCGTTGCAAAGCACCCACTCAAGTCCTTCATACCTGCCAGGATGGATTTGTGGGCTTTGAACTCCTGGCCTCCCACGTAGAGGCTGCAGTCGGTGAAGCGTGAACACTCCCAAAGGTTACCCAAGTCATCAGACAGCTGACACTCAGGTACCTTCAGCATGTTCATGTTGGAATGACCAGAAACGTTCACAGAGTCCTGGACAACGCTGACCTGCTCAGACGACAACAATGCATTGTTGGTAGCACCGTTGGAGAGGAGAACCTTTGGTTAGTTGCAGAGGAACAGTTCAAGTTGAGCAATTACCTCACAGAAAAGCGTAAGTTTGTCATCAGGCAGAAGTCCGTTGGCTTCATCTAGGAGGAAATCTCTCCTGATGAACTTTTTAAAGCCCCAGTCTTTGCCTTGGACAAACCTGTAGGCTCTTTGGCTttctgcaacaacaaaaaaaacaaaaacaaatatggcTTTCGGATTTTTTCAAACCGGAGCGGCACAAGtgcatgatgatgatgtccCTTACCCATCGCTTTTGTCTCCTCTCGTTTAGCATTCAGCAAAGAAAACTTAAACTTTGCTCTGACTTCACTTTTTGGACAACTAACGAGAAGTAAATACAATGACAGATAATCTTTGCTTTCATCATCGAGTCCCTTTGGATTGACTCGCAGACACCTGTCAAGGAGGCAGAAAGCCATCAGGAGTGTTCAAAAAAGGAAGTGACACGCTGGCAACTAATTTTGCCAAAACAATCGTGTCAGGCCTTCGGGGATGAGCCTCCCGCTTATGACACACCGACCAATTATCATGCAACTACAAAAGGCATGCTGACTATTTACGGTGCTTTTGTACCACGCTTTGCAATTTTTGGGGGGAACACATAAAAGAGACTGCaatgtatatattaaaaaaaaaaataatcacaataataaataacacCCCTTTCTTAGAGGTTCTAATATTacatttatataatatataagtaGAAATGAGTCACGGACCACTTCATCTTGTCGTTGGGGCCCGAGGAGAAGGTTGAACTCTTCAGCACCTCCCCCATTTCTTCTCTGCAAAAGCTAAAGTTGTTTATGGTCCACATGTAGGAAAATTTGACAACCTTGACCTTGGggccaaaaaaaagaaacatgaagCGTGTTTAGTATGACGGAACATGATGATATGCTTCCGCGAAGAGAAGCGAAGCCAAGTGCTGATTGCTTCCAACCTGTGTGTAACACCAGCTCTCTGCCACAGGTCCACTTGACATCTCcccaggaggagggggggtggggaccCGTGACATCACCACTTTGGAGGTAGCACTCGTGTCTCTAAAGCACTagatggtgcaaaaaaaaaatatttgggcagaaattgaatttcatCTCACAAAAAAACTGACTTTGAAGCAAAATTCCAGTCAACAATCACAAATGCTCAGTCAGTTCAGACTTTCCTGAGCTCTCTCATGCTTTTTTTATTATGGAGTTGTACAGGCAAGACAAGGCAACCTTGCCAAAATATTTAAAGACATAACTCGAGTCAAACCTTTCCAACTTGTAAATAAATCACTGTTTTGGCAGGAACACACCTCGGAGCATGTTGCTGTGGCACTCGACAACAATTGCAAATGTGAAATGGATTGCCTGACTCTGCTCTGTGGAGTCAATGCCACAGTTAACAAGAGCATATGACCAAAGAAGGATTGTTTGTTCAGGGGTATATTTGTGAATGCTAGAGTTATTATACCCTAATCTCCCTCGCAGGACTGATCTAACAGGTTGTCTGGCTTTGCTACCAGGAGACAATCCAATGTAGTGCTTATGTGAGCCGCCACTGCTG from Syngnathus scovelli strain Florida chromosome 8, RoL_Ssco_1.2, whole genome shotgun sequence includes these protein-coding regions:
- the spopla gene encoding speckle-type POZ protein-like A, which codes for MSRVPTPPPPGEMSSGPVAESWCYTQVKVVKFSYMWTINNFSFCREEMGEVLKSSTFSSGPNDKMKWCLRVNPKGLDDESKDYLSLYLLLVSCPKSEVRAKFKFSLLNAKREETKAMESQRAYRFVQGKDWGFKKFIRRDFLLDEANGLLPDDKLTLFCEVSVVQDSVNVSGHSNMNMLKVPECQLSDDLGNLWECSRFTDCSLYVGGQEFKAHKSILAARSPVFNAMFEHEMEESKKNRVDISDVDPDVFKEMMGFIYTGKAPNLEKMADNLLAAADKYALERLKVMCEEALCNSLSVENVADNLILADLHSAEQLKAQAIDFINRCSVLRQLGCKDGKNWNSNHATDIMETAGWKSMIQSHPHLVAEAFRALASAQCPPFGPPRKRLKQS